In Myxococcales bacterium, a genomic segment contains:
- a CDS encoding glyoxalase, with protein sequence MADRTYVTVRRSSGVAPVDGLHWSFKAVNRQQVRAAFAAGVAAGGRDDGGPGLRAEYHPTYYAAFMKDPDGNRIEIDCHQSE encoded by the coding sequence GTGGCGGATCGTACGTACGTTACGGTCCGACGCTCGTCGGGAGTCGCGCCGGTCGATGGACTGCACTGGAGTTTCAAGGCCGTCAACCGACAGCAGGTTCGGGCGGCCTTCGCCGCCGGCGTCGCCGCGGGTGGGCGCGACGATGGCGGTCCGGGCTTGCGCGCCGAATACCATCCGACCTACTACGCCGCGTTCATGAAGGATCCGGACGGAAATCGTATCGAGATCGACTGTCACCAGAGCGAGTGA
- a CDS encoding sigma-70 family RNA polymerase sigma factor, which yields MADRAWFSARGADREETEVGSRVRGLIERNVDFVSRSVRRLGVPAADVEDATQQVFIVAARKLEKFDEDRERSYLFGIAVRVASDARRAARRRNKAHELFAIDFLSPPRLSPESQSIELQARRLLDEALNTLPERLRIVFVVCELEGMDRVAAASLLDIPPGTVASRMRKARILFQKAAARLRQVDRKGDSH from the coding sequence GTGGCTGATCGCGCATGGTTCTCGGCACGCGGCGCTGACCGGGAGGAAACTGAGGTGGGCTCCCGCGTACGTGGGCTCATCGAACGCAATGTAGATTTCGTGAGTCGGTCTGTACGGCGCCTTGGCGTACCAGCAGCTGACGTTGAGGACGCAACGCAGCAGGTATTCATTGTCGCTGCGCGAAAGCTCGAAAAGTTTGATGAAGACCGCGAACGATCCTACCTATTCGGAATCGCGGTTCGAGTGGCGTCTGATGCGCGCCGCGCCGCTCGCCGCCGCAACAAGGCCCACGAGCTGTTCGCCATCGATTTCTTAAGTCCCCCAAGGCTCTCGCCCGAGTCTCAGAGCATTGAGCTACAAGCGCGCCGGTTGCTTGACGAAGCTCTAAACACCCTGCCGGAACGCTTACGGATAGTTTTTGTGGTGTGTGAGTTAGAAGGGATGGATCGTGTGGCTGCCGCGAGCTTGCTGGACATCCCGCCGGGGACCGTGGCGTCTCGGATGCGCAAGGCGAGGATCCTGTTTCAGAAAGCAGCGGCACGCCTGCGCCAGGTTGATCGAAAGGGAGATTCGCATTGA
- the istB gene encoding IS21-like element helper ATPase IstB translates to MLKEQTLDKLRSLRLDAFATTWTEQQKNTEIARLSFDERLGLLVDAECLARENKRLSRLLKEAKLRLSQACIEDIDYSPRREIDKATVRQLASCAWIQQHQNVIITGMTGTGKTFLACALAQQACRKGFSAIYRRASRLFDELALARADGSYVRLFAKLARADVLVVDDWGLAPAREQERRDFLEVLEDRYGQRSTIMTSQLPPNSWYEHLNDQTMADAILDRLLHNAHRIVLKGPSRRKTTQEIPTE, encoded by the coding sequence ATGCTGAAGGAACAGACACTCGACAAGCTTCGCAGCCTACGTCTTGACGCTTTTGCCACGACGTGGACAGAACAGCAGAAGAACACAGAAATCGCCAGACTGTCCTTCGACGAGAGGCTTGGATTGCTCGTCGATGCGGAATGCCTCGCGCGAGAAAACAAGCGGCTTTCGAGATTGCTGAAAGAAGCCAAGCTACGCCTGAGTCAAGCTTGCATCGAGGACATCGACTACTCACCACGCCGAGAGATCGACAAAGCCACCGTTCGTCAGCTGGCTTCCTGTGCTTGGATCCAGCAACACCAAAACGTGATCATCACGGGAATGACTGGAACCGGAAAGACCTTTCTTGCCTGTGCGCTCGCCCAGCAGGCGTGCCGCAAGGGCTTCTCCGCCATCTACCGTCGAGCCTCTCGTCTCTTCGACGAACTGGCGCTCGCCCGAGCGGATGGCAGCTACGTGCGCCTTTTTGCAAAGCTCGCGCGCGCAGATGTCCTGGTGGTGGATGACTGGGGACTGGCACCCGCACGTGAGCAGGAGCGCAGGGACTTTCTCGAGGTCCTTGAGGACCGCTATGGCCAGCGGTCCACCATCATGACCAGCCAGCTCCCGCCCAACAGTTGGTACGAACATCTGAATGACCAAACCATGGCAGATGCCATCCTCGACCGCCTTCTTCACAACGCTCACCGCATCGTGCTAAAGGGTCCTTCGCGCAGAAAGACAACCCAGGAGATCCCGACCGAGTAA
- the istA gene encoding IS21 family transposase, which yields MPTERLPMRQVREILRQKWLLGRSHRDIARSLGISAGAVGETVRRAKEAGFTQFAEVDTLAASALERRLYPSSAEAERPRPDCAWIHRERRYPGVTLELLHLEYVQDNPNGYGYTRFCDMYRAWLKQRSYSMRQVHRGGEKTFVDYSGKKPCIWDPKTGERIDVELFVAVVGASNYTYAEATPTQRGPDWISSHCHAVQYFGGATEVVVCDQLRSGVTAPCRYEPGIQRTYEEWAEHYGTSVIPARPHHPKDKAKVETAVRVAQRWILARLRHEKHFSIVSLNERIWELLEDLNNRQMRIYKRSRREMFERLDKPMLRPLPERPFSYGEWKAVKVNIDYHVEVDGHYYSVPHQHVGEQVEARMSAFTVEVIRDGQRIASHARSFQRGRHTTVPEHMPAAHRKHMQWSPSRIANWAATIGPQTRLLVERILGDRPHPEQGYRSCLGILRLEKRYGASRLEAACTRAVAVGARSYRHVDSILKNGLDASPLPSQENSSRAAPAAHSNIRGPNYYN from the coding sequence ATGCCTACGGAGCGACTACCAATGAGACAAGTCAGAGAAATCCTTCGACAGAAATGGCTGCTTGGGCGGAGCCATCGCGATATCGCCCGCAGCCTCGGAATCAGCGCGGGGGCGGTAGGCGAGACCGTTCGCCGTGCCAAGGAAGCAGGCTTCACACAGTTCGCGGAGGTGGACACGCTGGCAGCAAGCGCGCTTGAAAGGCGGCTGTACCCGTCCTCTGCTGAGGCAGAGAGGCCACGCCCCGACTGTGCGTGGATCCATCGCGAGCGGCGCTATCCTGGCGTGACGCTCGAGCTTCTGCACCTCGAGTATGTCCAGGACAACCCCAATGGCTACGGGTACACGCGGTTCTGCGACATGTATCGTGCGTGGCTCAAGCAGCGTAGCTACTCGATGCGGCAGGTTCACCGCGGCGGCGAGAAGACGTTCGTTGACTACTCCGGAAAGAAGCCTTGCATTTGGGATCCGAAGACGGGCGAGCGCATCGACGTTGAGCTCTTCGTGGCGGTTGTCGGAGCTTCCAACTACACGTACGCCGAGGCGACGCCCACACAACGGGGGCCCGATTGGATTTCGAGCCACTGCCACGCGGTCCAATACTTTGGCGGTGCCACCGAGGTTGTTGTGTGCGATCAGCTTCGCTCTGGCGTCACGGCCCCTTGCCGATACGAACCCGGCATCCAGCGGACCTACGAAGAGTGGGCAGAACATTACGGAACGTCAGTCATTCCTGCTCGTCCACACCATCCCAAGGACAAGGCCAAAGTCGAGACCGCCGTGCGCGTCGCACAGCGGTGGATCCTGGCGCGTCTGCGCCACGAGAAGCACTTCTCGATCGTATCGTTGAATGAGCGCATTTGGGAACTGCTTGAGGACCTGAACAACCGGCAGATGCGGATATACAAACGCAGCCGGCGCGAGATGTTCGAGCGGCTCGACAAACCGATGCTCCGACCGCTTCCCGAACGTCCGTTCTCCTACGGCGAGTGGAAGGCCGTCAAGGTGAACATCGATTACCACGTCGAGGTGGATGGTCACTATTACTCGGTTCCCCATCAGCATGTGGGGGAACAGGTCGAGGCTCGGATGTCGGCTTTCACGGTTGAGGTTATTCGCGACGGCCAACGCATCGCCTCGCACGCAAGGAGCTTCCAGCGCGGGCGCCACACCACCGTGCCCGAGCATATGCCGGCTGCGCACCGCAAACACATGCAGTGGTCTCCTTCGCGCATTGCGAACTGGGCGGCAACGATCGGACCACAGACGCGCCTTCTGGTGGAACGAATCCTCGGCGATCGGCCCCACCCGGAGCAGGGCTATCGATCCTGCCTTGGAATTCTGCGCCTGGAGAAGCGCTACGGCGCCTCAAGGCTGGAGGCCGCATGCACGCGGGCCGTTGCCGTGGGCGCGCGGTCCTATCGCCATGTCGATTCGATCTTGAAAAACGGCTTGGATGCTTCGCCTTTGCCTTCGCAGGAAAACTCGTCACGCGCAGCACCCGCTGCACATTCGAATATTCGCGGACCCAACTACTACAACTGA